In Chitinophaga nivalis, a single genomic region encodes these proteins:
- a CDS encoding DUF4302 domain-containing protein produces MRKTLLCLLLILIGLCACKKETDPLFGMSPDARINDTLQHYQQVLTGAAYGWKALVYPAGTPGTVFSFFFRFSNNNRVEMLADITAAASYKTMESSWRLKALQQPCLLFDTYSYLHVLCDPDGNVSGGQNGKGLGSDFEFAINGMKGDTLLLTGRFNGSRAMLIKATQQEETAYYKQGVNRALDSVVNILTYFHRLNTGRRQYDLHVNRQLHQLTFTWMKEGNMKKVTTGYYYTLSGIALSPAFEDSAATVINSFDGVKWEHDAVTFKISGEQAAITATPRPVAVDPTAPARWYRAAADIGRYWVSYKGFHVNGVDDAFNISSLPDFLGLCYWPEIEGPGTGIDWLSFIIKTTDGPVALYGPGYTPPEFTPDGRIIFNDAGMFGRLPPNRRPVDKTRAKMADSEGFYLVQTGEKSYDMVSAADARVWITWKL; encoded by the coding sequence ATGAGAAAAACACTATTGTGCCTATTACTGATACTTATTGGTTTGTGTGCCTGTAAAAAGGAAACAGATCCGCTTTTCGGCATGTCGCCGGATGCACGTATCAATGATACACTCCAACATTATCAGCAGGTACTTACAGGTGCGGCTTATGGTTGGAAGGCACTGGTGTATCCTGCCGGTACGCCCGGCACTGTATTTAGTTTCTTCTTCCGTTTTTCCAATAACAACCGGGTGGAGATGCTGGCTGATATCACGGCTGCTGCCAGTTATAAAACTATGGAAAGCAGCTGGCGCCTGAAAGCACTGCAGCAACCCTGTTTGCTCTTTGATACCTATTCCTACCTGCATGTGCTGTGTGATCCGGACGGCAATGTGAGTGGCGGACAAAATGGAAAAGGCCTGGGATCGGATTTTGAATTTGCTATTAACGGCATGAAGGGAGATACCCTGTTACTGACCGGCCGCTTTAATGGCAGCAGGGCTATGCTGATAAAAGCCACCCAGCAGGAAGAAACCGCCTATTACAAACAAGGGGTTAACCGGGCACTGGATAGTGTCGTGAATATCCTGACCTATTTCCACCGGCTTAATACCGGCCGGCGGCAATACGACCTGCATGTAAACCGCCAGCTGCATCAGCTCACCTTTACCTGGATGAAAGAAGGCAACATGAAAAAGGTGACTACCGGTTACTACTATACGTTGTCGGGCATTGCACTTTCTCCTGCCTTTGAAGATAGTGCTGCTACGGTAATCAACAGTTTTGATGGCGTGAAATGGGAACACGATGCAGTGACCTTTAAGATCAGCGGAGAACAGGCGGCCATTACGGCTACACCCCGGCCGGTAGCAGTAGACCCCACTGCCCCGGCGAGATGGTACAGAGCGGCGGCAGATATTGGCCGGTACTGGGTTTCTTACAAGGGGTTTCATGTAAACGGTGTAGACGATGCTTTTAACATCTCCAGTCTGCCGGACTTTCTGGGCCTTTGTTACTGGCCGGAGATAGAAGGCCCTGGTACTGGTATCGACTGGCTCAGTTTCATTATCAAAACAACAGATGGTCCTGTGGCATTATACGGTCCCGGCTATACGCCGCCGGAGTTTACCCCTGATGGCAGAATCATTTTTAACGATGCCGGCATGTTCGGAAGGTTACCTCCCAACAGAAGGCCGGTAGATAAAACCCGCGCAAAGATGGCAGACAGTGAAGGCTTTTACCTCGTGCAAACAGGAGAGAAAAGCTATGATATGGTAAGTGCAGCCGATGCCCGGGTATGGATTACGTGGAAATTATAA
- a CDS encoding zinc-binding metallopeptidase: protein MKYFLRVITLCLLVACSKQDNLGDVEDIPGLGGDTWVKGPLDKWLYDSLTVPYNIAVKYKWDQFEFELDKTLVPPKESQVIPVMKAVKKVWMDTYIAAAGELFFKRYCPKFFILSGSASWNENGTITLGTAEGGRKVVLYLVNDFRTKDMEGYQPEDAARVKQVFRVIEHEFAHILHQQIMYPVTFRQISKGLYTANWNNISNAKANRDGFVTAYAMASYDEDFAEMIATMLVEGRDGFDRIVNSIPPGFSANGISQAEARSRLRAKEAQVVSYYQTIWQMDFYRLQARTRNEIVRLLY from the coding sequence ATGAAATATTTTTTACGCGTTATCACCTTATGCTTACTGGTAGCTTGCAGTAAACAGGACAACCTGGGGGATGTGGAAGATATTCCCGGATTGGGCGGCGATACCTGGGTAAAAGGTCCGCTGGATAAATGGTTGTATGACTCGCTCACCGTACCGTACAACATTGCCGTAAAATATAAATGGGACCAGTTTGAATTTGAACTGGACAAAACGTTGGTACCGCCTAAGGAATCGCAGGTAATACCCGTGATGAAGGCTGTGAAAAAAGTATGGATGGATACCTATATCGCTGCGGCCGGAGAGCTGTTTTTTAAGCGTTACTGCCCTAAGTTTTTTATCCTTTCCGGCAGCGCGAGCTGGAATGAGAACGGTACCATTACCCTGGGTACTGCAGAAGGCGGACGCAAAGTAGTGCTATACCTGGTGAATGATTTCCGCACCAAAGATATGGAAGGATACCAACCGGAAGATGCCGCCCGGGTGAAACAGGTATTCCGTGTCATCGAACATGAGTTTGCGCATATCCTGCACCAGCAAATCATGTATCCGGTCACTTTCCGTCAGATCAGTAAAGGATTATATACCGCCAACTGGAATAATATTTCCAATGCCAAAGCCAATCGCGATGGATTTGTAACAGCTTATGCCATGGCTTCCTATGATGAAGATTTTGCAGAGATGATTGCCACTATGCTGGTAGAAGGCCGGGATGGTTTTGATCGCATTGTAAACAGTATTCCGCCCGGATTCAGCGCAAATGGTATTTCCCAGGCGGAAGCAAGAAGTCGTTTGCGTGCAAAGGAAGCGCAGGTAGTCAGCTATTACCAGACAATCTGGCAAATGGATTTTTATCGCCTGCAGGCCCGTACCAGAAACGAAATAGTACGGTTACTCTATTAA
- a CDS encoding RagB/SusD family nutrient uptake outer membrane protein — protein MILSYITQTTIRIFKILLILSAGIFVLLTGGCRKYLEQPPDSSWTDLSSPAKVGKLLGTAYPQSSYVVMCESMTDNVTDKGAGVIDRPNEEAFLFKDITAITQDSPEAYWEACYTAIATANLALQACNQAPDPKNYRAQKGEALLARAYAHFMLVNIFAQIYDPATAATNPGIPYVTVPETVVMKQYERKTVAYVYDMIEKDLLEGLPMISNDAYSVPRYHFNRSAAYAFATRFYLFKKDYSKVLTYASHTFSNNDVASNMRQWNTVYASLSPARVFELYASAKENANLLLVETSSRFGRYVGRYRYDMDYITHAQIFMYNVTGGAWCYPLYYTGSQDYLVPKLTEYFVKSSGNGTIGQPYVMLPLFTTEEVLFNRAEANAWQRNVSEVLEDLNLFAAKRIRNYDPSQHTITLGRIKAFYGISDTRSALIRTILDFKRAEYVQEGMRWFDLLRYKLPVEHQTKEGQVLTLNADDYHRVFQIPQSATTAGIALNPR, from the coding sequence ATGATACTGTCATATATAACGCAAACCACTATACGAATATTTAAAATACTGTTGATTTTATCTGCAGGAATTTTCGTGTTATTGACAGGTGGTTGCAGGAAGTACCTGGAACAGCCGCCAGACAGTAGCTGGACGGATCTCAGCAGTCCTGCCAAAGTAGGGAAACTGTTGGGTACTGCCTATCCGCAGTCCAGCTATGTGGTGATGTGCGAATCCATGACGGACAATGTAACAGATAAAGGAGCAGGTGTGATAGACCGGCCTAATGAAGAAGCGTTCCTGTTTAAAGATATCACAGCCATTACCCAGGATTCTCCTGAAGCATACTGGGAAGCCTGCTATACGGCCATCGCTACCGCCAACCTGGCGCTGCAGGCCTGTAACCAGGCGCCCGATCCGAAAAACTACCGGGCGCAGAAAGGAGAAGCGCTGCTGGCAAGAGCCTATGCCCACTTTATGCTGGTAAACATATTTGCGCAGATCTATGATCCGGCCACCGCTGCTACCAATCCGGGTATCCCTTATGTGACCGTCCCGGAAACCGTAGTGATGAAACAATATGAGCGGAAAACAGTGGCCTATGTATATGACATGATAGAGAAAGATTTGCTGGAAGGTTTACCAATGATCAGCAATGATGCCTATAGCGTACCGCGATATCATTTCAACAGAAGTGCTGCCTATGCTTTTGCTACCCGGTTTTACCTCTTTAAGAAAGATTACAGCAAAGTACTGACCTATGCCAGCCATACTTTTTCCAACAATGATGTAGCCAGTAACATGCGGCAATGGAATACCGTATATGCCAGCCTGTCGCCGGCACGGGTGTTTGAGCTGTATGCCAGCGCAAAGGAAAATGCCAACCTGTTACTGGTAGAAACCAGCTCCCGGTTTGGCCGCTATGTGGGCCGCTACCGGTATGATATGGACTACATCACCCATGCACAGATATTTATGTACAACGTAACCGGTGGCGCCTGGTGCTATCCGCTTTATTACACCGGTTCACAGGACTATCTGGTACCTAAGCTGACAGAGTATTTCGTGAAATCTTCCGGCAACGGCACCATCGGCCAGCCCTATGTGATGTTACCCTTGTTCACTACAGAAGAAGTGCTGTTTAACCGAGCGGAAGCCAATGCGTGGCAACGGAATGTAAGTGAAGTGCTGGAAGATCTGAACCTGTTTGCCGCTAAACGGATCCGCAACTATGATCCTTCACAGCACACCATTACGCTGGGTCGTATCAAAGCATTTTATGGCATCAGTGATACCCGGTCGGCACTGATCCGAACCATCCTTGATTTCAAACGTGCAGAATATGTGCAGGAGGGGATGCGGTGGTTTGATCTGTTGCGGTATAAACTTCCCGTGGAACATCAGACCAAAGAAGGGCAGGTACTAACGCTCAATGCAGATGATTACCACCGGGTGTTTCAGATACCACAATCGGCTACAACGGCAGGAATAGCACTTAATCCAAGATAA
- a CDS encoding SusC/RagA family TonB-linked outer membrane protein — MFKKAHPFIYLFIILVSVLQVRARGAGMQDALDKKITIQLKNVILKDALEKISNLAEVSFVYVGSDVLDGNKVSINARNEKVGDLLHKLLTPYSLSFSVLYGRIVIKHDNSAKTVSLTETNILRQIVLRITDARGVVINEKGEPVPGVIIIVKGSSRGTSTDDKGEFEMKRVPNDATLLFNYSGYRVEEIKMGEFRSGPLTVLLREKPTRLQEVVVTGFQQIERGKFTGAATRLKSEDAKINGVTDVSRMLEGRIAGVAIQNVSGTFGSAPKVRIRGATSINGDNKPLWVVDGVILEDVVNISNDQLSSGDPATLLGSAIAGLNANDIESFDILKDAAATALYGARAMNGVVVITTRKGRPGKPVITYNGNFSTQLKPAYANFNIMNSGQQMSVLAELERKGILTSDILSQGDIGVFGKLYEQLDADGNGNFPVENDPERKRAFLLRYAKANTDWFNLLFRNNFVQEHSLSIASGTDRAQSYFSAGFFSDNGWTLADRVTRYTLNYRNNYSFGNRLTAGFSALASVRRQKAPGALTRSSNPVEGRYDRDFDINPFSYALNTSRTLTAYDEAGNLEYFRRNYAPFNILNELRNNYLDLNMMDVRLQGDLAFRLSRHLRYEFMGAIRYVKSSREHQITENANMANAYRAAGNATIAQNNKFLYRDPDDPDALPVIVLPSGGFYNRTEDQLLNYDFRNNLNYTDTFGTKHHVNVLIGQQVKYADRQNASSTGYGYQYENGGNALVDYRILKQMIESNFPYYGMARDYDRFAAFYVTGTYAYNNKYNLTATARYDGSNRLGQSRKARWLPTWTLAGSWNLGQENFAQRMNNLDYLTLRASYGLTASMGPATNSNIVYQAINTKRPHLSEVESVISLAHLQNDELTWEKLYTTNIGLDGGFYNGRLNFSIDAYSRKSFDLISIIKTSGIGGEMYKAANYADLSSKGVEIMMSGDIVRKKDWGWRTNLTFGYSVNKITYARNIPGIFDLVVAEGGSKEGYPVRGLFSLQYTGLNPKTGVPSFINEHGQNSPDVYLQDLNTAHLVYAGPVDPPVTGGFSNTFRYKSLSLNVFFTYQWGNKIRLYPAFKTSYSDLDAMPKEFYDRWVMPGDQHQTHVPSMLDAYEKLLIKGAFPYNNYNYSTERVAKGDFIRLKTVSLTYQLPVALVQRAGFSSVAVSGTAINPWLICADPKLQGQDPEFFNAGGVAQPIQKQFTISIKAGI; from the coding sequence ATGTTTAAAAAGGCCCATCCTTTTATATATCTTTTTATTATCCTGGTATCGGTGCTGCAGGTGCGGGCTCGTGGTGCCGGTATGCAGGATGCGCTTGACAAAAAAATTACTATCCAGCTAAAAAATGTGATCCTCAAAGATGCCCTGGAAAAAATCAGTAACCTGGCAGAAGTCTCTTTTGTATATGTAGGCAGCGATGTACTCGATGGCAATAAAGTAAGCATCAATGCACGCAACGAAAAAGTAGGAGATCTCCTGCATAAACTGCTGACGCCTTATTCTCTTTCCTTTAGTGTGTTATACGGCCGTATCGTGATTAAACATGATAATAGTGCTAAAACGGTTTCTCTAACGGAAACGAATATACTGAGACAGATAGTACTGCGGATTACCGATGCCCGTGGTGTAGTCATTAATGAAAAAGGAGAACCCGTTCCCGGCGTCATCATTATTGTGAAAGGCTCTTCCCGTGGTACCAGCACGGATGATAAAGGTGAGTTTGAAATGAAACGGGTACCCAATGACGCTACCCTGTTATTTAACTATAGCGGATACCGGGTGGAAGAAATAAAAATGGGAGAATTCAGAAGCGGTCCGCTGACAGTACTGCTGAGAGAAAAGCCTACCCGGCTGCAGGAAGTAGTGGTAACAGGTTTTCAACAAATTGAACGGGGAAAATTTACGGGTGCAGCCACCCGCCTGAAAAGTGAAGACGCAAAAATAAACGGTGTAACCGATGTAAGCCGCATGCTGGAAGGCAGGATTGCCGGTGTAGCGATACAAAACGTATCCGGTACTTTCGGCTCTGCCCCTAAAGTACGTATCCGTGGCGCTACTTCTATCAATGGCGATAATAAACCATTATGGGTAGTCGATGGCGTTATACTGGAAGATGTCGTAAATATTTCCAATGACCAGTTATCCAGCGGCGACCCGGCTACCTTGCTGGGATCGGCCATTGCCGGCCTTAATGCCAACGATATTGAGAGCTTCGATATATTGAAAGATGCCGCCGCTACTGCGCTGTATGGCGCCCGCGCCATGAACGGCGTAGTGGTGATCACTACCCGCAAAGGCCGGCCAGGAAAACCTGTCATCACCTATAACGGTAATTTCAGTACCCAGCTGAAACCTGCCTATGCCAACTTTAATATTATGAATTCCGGCCAGCAAATGTCGGTGCTGGCCGAACTGGAAAGAAAAGGTATTCTTACTTCCGATATCCTGTCTCAGGGAGATATCGGTGTTTTCGGGAAGTTGTATGAGCAGCTGGATGCAGATGGTAATGGCAACTTTCCGGTGGAGAATGATCCGGAACGGAAACGGGCATTTTTACTGCGTTATGCCAAAGCCAACACCGACTGGTTCAACCTCCTCTTCCGCAATAACTTTGTACAGGAACATTCCCTCAGCATCGCTTCCGGTACCGACCGTGCCCAGTCTTATTTCTCGGCCGGCTTCTTTAGTGATAACGGCTGGACACTGGCCGACAGGGTGACCCGTTATACCCTGAACTATCGCAACAACTATAGCTTTGGTAACCGCTTAACCGCGGGCTTCTCTGCATTGGCTTCTGTACGCCGCCAAAAAGCCCCCGGGGCCCTCACCCGTAGCAGCAACCCGGTAGAAGGGCGTTATGACCGCGATTTCGACATCAATCCGTTCAGCTATGCACTTAATACCAGCCGTACACTGACTGCTTATGATGAAGCAGGCAACCTGGAATATTTCCGCAGAAACTATGCACCGTTTAACATCCTGAATGAACTGCGGAATAACTACCTGGACCTGAATATGATGGATGTTCGCCTGCAGGGTGATCTGGCCTTCCGGCTTTCCCGGCATCTGCGCTATGAATTTATGGGCGCCATCCGCTATGTAAAATCGTCGCGCGAACACCAGATCACCGAAAACGCCAATATGGCCAATGCCTATCGGGCAGCAGGCAATGCTACCATTGCCCAGAACAATAAATTTCTGTACCGCGATCCGGATGATCCGGACGCTTTACCCGTGATTGTATTGCCTTCCGGTGGTTTCTATAACCGCACGGAAGATCAGCTGCTTAATTACGACTTCCGCAATAACCTCAACTATACCGACACCTTCGGTACCAAACATCATGTGAACGTCCTGATTGGTCAACAGGTAAAATATGCCGACCGTCAGAATGCTTCGAGCACAGGCTACGGCTACCAGTATGAAAACGGCGGCAATGCCCTGGTAGACTATCGTATCCTCAAACAAATGATTGAAAGTAATTTCCCGTATTACGGGATGGCACGCGACTATGACCGCTTTGCAGCCTTTTATGTGACCGGTACCTATGCCTACAACAATAAATACAACCTCACAGCTACCGCCCGTTACGATGGTTCCAACCGCCTGGGACAATCCCGTAAAGCGCGCTGGCTGCCTACCTGGACTCTGGCAGGTTCCTGGAACCTCGGCCAGGAAAATTTTGCACAACGGATGAATAACCTGGATTATCTCACCCTGCGTGCCAGCTACGGATTAACGGCGAGTATGGGACCAGCTACCAATTCCAACATCGTATACCAGGCCATCAATACCAAAAGACCACACCTGAGTGAAGTGGAGTCTGTCATCAGCCTCGCACACCTGCAAAATGATGAACTCACCTGGGAGAAATTATATACCACCAATATCGGATTGGATGGCGGCTTTTATAACGGCCGGCTCAACTTCAGCATTGATGCCTATTCCCGTAAAAGCTTCGACTTAATCAGCATTATTAAAACTTCCGGTATCGGAGGTGAAATGTATAAGGCAGCCAATTATGCCGACCTCAGTTCAAAAGGTGTAGAGATCATGATGAGCGGAGATATTGTCCGTAAAAAAGACTGGGGCTGGAGAACCAACCTGACCTTTGGCTACAGTGTCAATAAGATCACCTATGCGCGGAATATACCGGGCATTTTCGATCTGGTAGTGGCAGAAGGAGGCAGCAAGGAAGGATATCCCGTACGCGGCCTGTTTTCTTTGCAATACACAGGCCTGAACCCTAAAACCGGGGTGCCTTCTTTCATTAATGAACATGGTCAGAACAGTCCGGATGTATACCTGCAGGATCTGAATACGGCACATCTCGTATATGCGGGACCGGTAGATCCACCCGTAACCGGTGGTTTCTCCAACACATTCCGGTATAAATCTTTATCCCTGAATGTATTTTTTACCTATCAGTGGGGAAATAAAATCCGGTTATATCCGGCTTTTAAAACGTCTTATTCAGACCTGGATGCGATGCCTAAAGAGTTTTATGACCGTTGGGTGATGCCGGGCGATCAGCACCAGACCCATGTGCCTTCTATGCTCGATGCCTACGAGAAACTGCTGATCAAAGGTGCTTTTCCCTATAACAATTACAACTATTCAACAGAGCGGGTGGCAAAGGGAGATTTTATCCGTCTTAAAACCGTCTCACTTACCTATCAGCTGCCTGTGGCGCTGGTACAAAGGGCGGGTTTCAGTAGTGTGGCAGTGAGTGGTACCGCTATCAATCCCTGGCTGATTTGTGCGGATCCGAAACTGCAGGGCCAGGATCCGGAATTTTTTAACGCCGGCGGCGTGGCACAGCCCATACAGAAACAATTTACCATTTCAATTAAAGCAGGTATTTAA
- a CDS encoding FecR family protein produces MHNRKEYLKELLHADKWSATEQRWMLQYLDSNDLSELESIAAEEFQQTGENVTAVLDKPVSERLLKSIHARISFPGKSSRNVIALYGKSVAAAAILLLLAGTAWYTLSHRQEKALVLSSQSARRIVTLPDGSVVHLEKGATITYPANFGQKKREVQLKGEAYFEVNHNAGHPFIITSDLINTTVLGTSFNMEVQGGKEAKVVVVSGMVQVNTRNGNNQHAQLVLTANKSAVYNRAAGKLELHDATDDARFFSQKRNGKFVYKGLPLAAVVEDLRRFYNVPVQTNGKIAQCNFYGDFSTNDDLEKALNLIALTLNARIEKNNNNNGYTIVGGSCR; encoded by the coding sequence GTGCACAACAGAAAGGAATATCTCAAAGAACTGTTACACGCTGATAAATGGTCTGCTACAGAACAACGGTGGATGTTGCAGTATTTGGATAGTAACGATCTGTCGGAACTGGAATCGATAGCGGCAGAAGAGTTTCAACAGACAGGAGAAAACGTTACTGCAGTACTGGATAAACCAGTATCTGAACGGTTGCTGAAAAGCATCCATGCACGTATCAGCTTCCCCGGAAAATCTTCCCGGAATGTTATCGCTCTTTACGGAAAAAGCGTTGCCGCAGCCGCCATCCTGTTATTGCTGGCAGGAACTGCCTGGTATACATTGTCACACAGGCAGGAAAAGGCGCTCGTATTATCATCTCAATCGGCCCGTAGAATAGTAACATTGCCCGATGGTTCCGTTGTACACCTGGAAAAAGGCGCCACTATTACCTATCCGGCGAACTTTGGCCAAAAAAAACGCGAAGTACAATTAAAAGGAGAAGCTTATTTTGAAGTTAACCACAACGCAGGCCACCCTTTTATCATTACTTCTGACCTGATCAATACCACTGTACTGGGAACTTCTTTTAACATGGAAGTACAAGGTGGAAAAGAAGCCAAAGTAGTAGTGGTATCCGGTATGGTACAGGTGAATACCCGTAATGGCAACAACCAACATGCACAACTGGTACTAACAGCCAACAAGAGTGCCGTGTATAACCGGGCAGCCGGTAAACTGGAATTACACGATGCCACAGACGATGCCCGTTTTTTTTCTCAGAAAAGGAATGGTAAATTTGTTTACAAAGGATTACCCCTCGCAGCAGTAGTGGAAGACCTCCGGCGATTTTACAATGTACCCGTACAAACCAACGGAAAAATAGCCCAGTGCAACTTCTATGGCGACTTTAGTACAAATGATGATTTAGAAAAAGCGCTCAATTTAATTGCGCTGACCCTTAATGCCAGAATCGAAAAGAATAATAACAACAACGGATATACGATAGTAGGTGGAAGTTGTAGATGA
- a CDS encoding RNA polymerase sigma factor: protein MNIIDAELVLRLQKDEVSAFDNLYWKYHQAVYRNIFKFVKDAGATEDILQEVFTRLWEKRQDIQSDQSVAGWLFVISFNLSVNYVRKKLREQDLHKKLLVLDTEDERALDRKNIDEEQFSLLEQAIAMLSPKKRTIVTRCKLEGKTYDEVAHELNISRNTVKEHLSEAMIKLNDYMQRHGDHKYIFLLLLFLNYQGPSH, encoded by the coding sequence ATGAATATAATAGATGCTGAACTGGTATTGCGATTACAGAAAGATGAAGTAAGCGCATTTGATAATTTATACTGGAAATATCACCAGGCTGTATACCGGAATATTTTCAAATTCGTTAAAGATGCCGGCGCCACAGAAGATATTTTACAGGAAGTATTTACACGCCTGTGGGAGAAGCGGCAGGACATCCAGTCAGACCAGTCTGTAGCAGGGTGGTTGTTTGTGATTAGTTTTAATTTATCAGTGAACTATGTCCGGAAAAAATTACGGGAACAGGATCTGCATAAAAAACTACTGGTACTGGATACCGAAGACGAACGGGCATTGGACCGGAAGAATATAGACGAAGAACAGTTTAGTTTATTGGAACAAGCTATTGCGATGTTATCTCCCAAGAAGAGAACCATTGTTACCCGCTGTAAACTGGAAGGTAAAACCTATGATGAAGTAGCCCACGAACTGAATATTTCCCGGAATACCGTAAAGGAACATTTGTCTGAAGCTATGATTAAGCTGAATGATTATATGCAACGGCATGGTGACCACAAATACATTTTTCTATTGTTACTGTTTCTGAACTATCAAGGACCATCTCATTAA
- a CDS encoding RNA polymerase sigma factor, whose translation MQSNSEQALLCRVAQGDESAFAQLFHTYRNRLGYFVLRLTGSLPLAEEIVQEIFIRIWEKREKLSAVQQFHPYLYVVAKNYTLSYLKKLGRELAQHQAWKMNVATTSAHTDEHPGHHYRQIIEQAIAELPAQQQKVYLLSRDEGLRQAEIAARMSISLETVKKHMVLALRSIRNYALAHPELPALLLFSCTSRPL comes from the coding sequence GTGCAATCAAATAGTGAACAAGCTTTGCTATGCCGTGTCGCGCAGGGCGATGAATCAGCATTTGCGCAATTATTCCATACCTACCGCAACAGGCTTGGTTACTTTGTACTGCGGCTTACCGGCTCTCTCCCACTCGCAGAAGAAATCGTACAGGAAATATTTATACGCATATGGGAGAAAAGAGAAAAATTGTCAGCCGTACAACAATTCCATCCTTACCTGTATGTAGTAGCGAAGAACTATACCCTTTCCTATCTGAAAAAACTCGGCCGCGAACTGGCACAGCATCAGGCCTGGAAAATGAATGTAGCCACGACCAGTGCACATACCGATGAACATCCCGGCCACCACTACCGGCAGATTATTGAACAGGCCATTGCTGAACTGCCGGCCCAGCAACAGAAAGTATACCTGCTCAGTCGCGACGAAGGATTACGGCAGGCCGAAATTGCCGCGCGGATGTCTATTTCCCTGGAAACCGTAAAAAAACATATGGTGCTGGCATTACGATCTATCCGGAACTATGCCCTCGCTCATCCGGAACTACCGGCCCTGTTGCTATTCTCCTGTACTTCCCGGCCACTCTGA
- a CDS encoding FecR family protein, which yields MNNNRLRYLLNRYANGTATPEELEALSAFLQAAENDPQLELMIEEAWIQSADADGTLFSTLPAPIPARQHNTILRPVKRWYRPLWAAAVLLLLIAGGTWLLLNGHKKNKIPPLTAGNNPAARMAPGSNKATLTLASGATITLDSHINKSPDSLPFYTTAGQLIYHKNTGNTGQAISYNLLRTPKGGQYQLLLPDGSKVWLNAASSLKFPTAFTTTTRQVELSGEAYFEISNNARQPFEVIANNTNITVLGTRFNIMAYQNETAVKTTLLQGAVKVSRQQESRLLKPGEQSLFPADGDLQVIENADVELAVAWKNGFTSFRSADIRTIMRQVERWYDVEVVYNGHIPERTFTGDIPRDAQLTELLKLLEVSKIHFSMEGNQLVVMP from the coding sequence ATGAACAACAACCGGTTACGATACCTATTAAACCGCTATGCTAATGGCACTGCCACACCGGAAGAACTGGAAGCGCTCAGCGCTTTTCTGCAGGCCGCGGAAAATGATCCGCAGCTGGAGCTGATGATAGAAGAAGCCTGGATACAATCTGCCGATGCAGATGGCACCTTGTTTTCAACACTGCCGGCTCCTATACCGGCACGTCAGCACAACACCATCCTTCGGCCGGTAAAACGCTGGTACCGCCCACTATGGGCTGCTGCTGTGCTATTATTGCTGATTGCCGGGGGCACCTGGTTATTATTGAACGGACATAAAAAAAATAAAATACCGCCACTGACCGCTGGCAACAACCCGGCAGCCAGGATGGCTCCCGGTAGTAACAAAGCGACCTTAACACTCGCCAGTGGCGCCACCATTACACTCGATAGCCATATTAATAAATCACCAGACAGTTTACCTTTTTATACAACAGCAGGACAACTGATCTATCATAAAAACACAGGTAATACCGGCCAGGCCATTAGCTATAATCTGTTACGCACACCGAAAGGCGGGCAATACCAACTGCTGTTGCCTGATGGGTCCAAAGTATGGCTGAATGCCGCTTCTTCCCTGAAGTTCCCAACGGCCTTCACCACCACAACCAGGCAGGTGGAATTAAGCGGAGAAGCCTATTTTGAAATAAGCAACAATGCCAGACAACCATTTGAAGTAATTGCCAACAACACCAATATAACGGTATTGGGTACACGATTTAATATCATGGCCTACCAAAACGAAACCGCTGTAAAAACCACCTTATTACAAGGGGCCGTAAAAGTAAGCCGGCAACAGGAATCCCGCCTCCTGAAACCAGGCGAACAATCCCTGTTTCCCGCAGATGGTGACCTGCAGGTAATAGAAAACGCAGACGTGGAACTGGCCGTTGCCTGGAAAAACGGATTCACCTCTTTCAGAAGTGCCGACATCCGGACCATTATGCGGCAAGTGGAACGATGGTATGATGTAGAAGTAGTATACAATGGTCATATCCCGGAACGCACCTTCACCGGTGACATCCCCAGAGATGCGCAGCTGACTGAATTATTAAAGTTGCTGGAGGTAAGTAAGATTCATTTTAGCATGGAAGGTAATCAGCTCGTCGTAATGCCGTAA